One segment of Rhodothermales bacterium DNA contains the following:
- a CDS encoding proline racemase family protein translates to MIEQITVVDAHTEGEPLRVITGGFPQPEGATVLERRRYAREHLDRYRTALMFEPRGHADMYGCLIMPPVTPSADFAVLFMHNEGYSTMCGHGILGVTRVVLEEGIIPFTGDGSGSAGRSGKGSGEEIVRIDTPAGLVTAHARHEDGRVTEVRFQNVPSWAHALDAEVDVPVLGRVRYDVGFGGAFYAYVDAPSLGLTLNTRHARSLIDAGTRIKKAVMEAHPLTHPEAEDLAFFYGTIFTGPAEQATHHSRNVCIFADGEVDRSPTGTGVSGRAALLSARGELMPGTPIVIESILGTTFTVQVVATTRVGPHDAVVPEVSGRAFITGRSTFLLDPDDPLRDGFIIR, encoded by the coding sequence ATGATCGAACAGATTACGGTTGTGGATGCGCACACGGAGGGGGAGCCGCTCCGGGTGATTACGGGCGGATTTCCGCAGCCGGAGGGGGCCACCGTGCTGGAGCGGCGCCGGTATGCACGCGAGCACCTGGACCGGTACCGGACGGCGCTCATGTTCGAGCCGCGCGGCCACGCCGACATGTACGGCTGTCTGATCATGCCTCCGGTGACGCCGTCGGCCGACTTCGCCGTGCTGTTCATGCACAACGAGGGGTACTCGACCATGTGCGGACACGGCATCCTGGGCGTCACGAGGGTCGTGCTGGAGGAGGGGATAATCCCCTTCACCGGTGACGGTTCAGGTTCTGCGGGACGGTCGGGCAAGGGTTCAGGCGAAGAAATCGTCCGGATAGATACACCGGCCGGGCTCGTGACGGCCCATGCGCGCCACGAGGACGGTCGCGTGACCGAGGTCCGCTTCCAGAACGTGCCGTCCTGGGCCCACGCCCTGGATGCAGAGGTGGATGTACCGGTGCTTGGCCGGGTCCGGTACGACGTTGGATTCGGCGGGGCGTTCTATGCCTATGTGGATGCGCCCTCGCTCGGCCTCACGCTCAACACGCGGCATGCCCGGAGCCTGATCGATGCGGGCACCCGCATAAAAAAGGCAGTCATGGAGGCGCATCCGCTGACGCATCCGGAAGCCGAGGACCTGGCCTTCTTCTATGGCACGATTTTCACTGGACCGGCGGAGCAGGCGACGCATCATTCCCGGAACGTGTGCATTTTTGCCGACGGCGAGGTGGACCGGAGTCCCACCGGCACCGGCGTGAGCGGGAGGGCAGCCCTGCTGTCGGCGCGGGGTGAACTCATGCCGGGTACGCCGATTGTCATCGAGAGCATCCTGGGGACGACGTTCACGGTGCAGGTGGTGGCGACCACGCGTGTGGGTCCGCACGATGCGGTTGTGCCGGAAGTCAGCGGGCGGGCCTTCATCACCGGTCGGTCCACGTTCCTGCTGGACCCGGACGATCCGCTCCGGGACGGTTTCATCATCCGGTAA
- a CDS encoding amidohydrolase family protein produces MLLYLLAALTALTAFVNVNVLPMDSERVLMNHTVLVDGDRIVRVGPAADVEVPDDAHVIDATGLWLMPGLAEMHGHIPPPSQPREELESVMYLYLAGGITTVRGMLGWPGQLELRDAANSGQLLSPTLYLAGPSFNGQTVTSVEAARERVRTQVAEGWDLLKVHPGMSREVYDAMAEEANRLGIRFGGHVPQAVGLEHAIDMGQETFDHIDGYVELLGTMVPPDAAALARIVEKSRDAGVWVVPTSVLWETLLGVNSLEFLTSFPELKYVSAQTRASWENIHRNRLASAMPEGPAIAENRKIILKALSDGGVGILMGTDAPQQFSVPGFSLHRELEYMVNAGMSPYEVLASGTRNVGRYFENEDVFGQVAEGHRADLVLLAANPLDDISAVATQQGVMIRGRWLPQADIQARLAEIEAYYAGQ; encoded by the coding sequence ATGTTGTTATACCTGCTGGCCGCACTGACGGCCCTGACTGCGTTCGTCAATGTAAATGTCCTGCCCATGGACAGCGAACGCGTCCTCATGAACCATACCGTCCTCGTGGACGGCGACCGGATAGTCCGGGTCGGACCCGCCGCCGACGTTGAGGTCCCCGACGACGCCCATGTCATTGATGCCACAGGATTGTGGCTCATGCCGGGGCTGGCCGAAATGCATGGGCACATTCCACCCCCGTCCCAGCCCCGGGAAGAACTCGAGTCCGTGATGTACCTGTACCTGGCCGGCGGCATCACAACGGTTCGCGGCATGCTCGGCTGGCCCGGCCAACTGGAGCTCCGGGACGCCGCCAACAGCGGCCAACTCCTGTCGCCCACGCTGTATCTGGCGGGGCCCAGTTTCAATGGCCAGACGGTCACCTCTGTCGAAGCCGCACGGGAGCGGGTGCGTACGCAGGTCGCCGAGGGGTGGGATCTGCTCAAGGTGCATCCCGGCATGTCCCGTGAGGTGTACGATGCGATGGCCGAGGAGGCCAACCGCCTCGGCATCCGGTTCGGCGGACACGTCCCCCAGGCCGTGGGCCTGGAGCATGCCATCGACATGGGGCAGGAAACGTTCGATCATATTGACGGATACGTCGAGCTCCTGGGAACGATGGTCCCGCCCGACGCCGCAGCCCTGGCCCGCATCGTGGAGAAGAGCCGCGATGCCGGTGTCTGGGTGGTCCCGACCAGTGTCCTGTGGGAGACGCTGCTCGGCGTGAACTCCCTGGAATTCCTGACGTCGTTCCCCGAACTGAAATACGTGAGCGCACAGACCCGGGCCTCCTGGGAGAACATCCACCGGAACCGGCTGGCATCGGCCATGCCCGAAGGACCCGCCATCGCGGAGAACCGGAAGATCATCCTGAAGGCCCTGTCCGACGGCGGTGTGGGTATCCTGATGGGTACCGATGCGCCCCAGCAATTCAGTGTGCCCGGGTTCTCGCTCCACAGGGAGCTGGAGTACATGGTGAATGCAGGCATGTCGCCGTACGAGGTTCTCGCGAGCGGCACGCGCAACGTAGGTCGCTACTTTGAGAACGAGGATGTATTCGGGCAGGTGGCCGAAGGGCACCGGGCCGACCTGGTGCTTCTGGCGGCCAATCCGCTGGACGACATCTCGGCGGTCGCGACCCAGCAGGGCGTGATGATCCGTGGCCGCTGGCTGCCGCAGGCCGACATCCAGGCGCGACTGGCCGAAATCGAGGCCTACTACGCCGGGCAGTAG
- a CDS encoding trimeric intracellular cation channel family protein, with protein sequence MTTLDVLDIVGTFVFAVAGGFRATRHDLDLLGVMVLAVATGVGGGMIRDMLLGATPVAALESELYLGVCLLGGAVAFVASSRVATQWNRVMFADAIGLGVFAAIGALKALAFGLGPIGVMIIAALTATGGGAVRDVLVREIPAVVKHDFYATAALIGAAALLGVEALGFGTAIQIWTAVLVTSGLRFYAMFHGVGLPKARI encoded by the coding sequence GTGACCACGCTCGACGTCCTGGATATCGTTGGAACGTTTGTTTTCGCGGTGGCCGGTGGATTCCGGGCCACGCGGCACGATCTGGACCTGCTCGGCGTTATGGTGCTGGCCGTGGCCACCGGCGTGGGCGGCGGCATGATCCGTGACATGCTGCTGGGGGCGACTCCCGTTGCCGCGCTGGAGAGTGAACTGTACCTGGGCGTGTGCCTGCTGGGCGGCGCGGTCGCGTTCGTGGCCTCGTCCCGTGTGGCAACCCAGTGGAACCGCGTGATGTTTGCCGACGCCATCGGGCTGGGCGTGTTTGCTGCCATCGGCGCGTTGAAGGCGCTTGCGTTCGGACTCGGCCCCATCGGCGTCATGATCATTGCAGCGCTTACGGCTACGGGCGGCGGCGCCGTTCGCGACGTGCTGGTACGCGAAATTCCGGCCGTCGTGAAGCACGATTTCTACGCGACCGCCGCGCTCATCGGCGCCGCCGCCCTGCTCGGCGTCGAGGCGCTCGGGTTCGGGACCGCCATCCAGATCTGGACGGCCGTGCTGGTGACCTCCGGCCTCCGTTTCTACGCCATGTTCCACGGGGTTGGGCTGCCGAAGGCGCGGATATAG